The following coding sequences lie in one bacterium genomic window:
- a CDS encoding glycosyltransferase family 39 protein has product MSPRTSLPAWWPALFVLLVTAAGLAVSLATSPLGDLGVEADFFAELAPAAQELAAGRFAVANHPFKGPLHAFVLVPLHAALAPLDVGWYRSAVVLSLLAAAGTLLLVHRLALRLAGPRVAVVVLLVTASVKVFFIHAHKASSDQLFLLCVMASVAALLLRPPRPAAWLLSGALAGLAWLTRDNGIVVAVWAAAVLLLLDPWSLPWRRRALAVACVWAGFLLVASPWLAASRVQTGHWLASRNLQNIVDEFYGGERADMVPPGGFRSLGQVVAQDPVYFVVHYLGNLPRHLGQDLDQVTGRTFGAVALAALALLAWRRPDRRQVAVLLLGVVMFLALGAVFHRPRFSLPLVPVWALVTALGIERLPRLRTVAAVAVVALVMALHTGHIARAVSFYDRQQPRHLSAAIAAAPQWSAGARGRDGRPAVLMARKAHLAHYAGLRFAAYPAMARDQQDLVDRARAGGATFLAVGAIEREYLPDAAMLDHLDNLSGVSVAWRDAQTLVYRVDAAASGGD; this is encoded by the coding sequence TTGAGTCCGCGGACCAGCCTGCCGGCCTGGTGGCCGGCCCTCTTCGTGCTGCTGGTGACGGCCGCGGGGCTGGCCGTCTCCCTGGCGACCTCGCCGCTGGGCGACCTCGGCGTCGAGGCCGATTTTTTCGCCGAGCTGGCGCCTGCCGCGCAGGAACTGGCGGCGGGCCGATTCGCTGTCGCCAACCATCCCTTCAAGGGGCCGCTGCACGCCTTCGTGCTGGTGCCGCTGCACGCGGCGCTGGCCCCGCTCGATGTCGGCTGGTACCGCTCGGCCGTCGTGCTCAGCCTGCTGGCTGCCGCCGGCACGCTGCTGCTCGTGCACCGGCTCGCGCTGCGCCTGGCCGGACCGCGGGTCGCCGTCGTCGTGCTGCTGGTGACGGCCTCGGTGAAGGTGTTCTTCATCCACGCGCACAAGGCTTCTTCCGACCAGCTCTTCCTGCTGTGCGTGATGGCTTCGGTCGCGGCGCTGCTGCTGCGGCCGCCGCGACCGGCCGCGTGGCTGCTGAGCGGGGCCCTGGCCGGCCTGGCCTGGCTGACGCGGGACAACGGGATCGTGGTGGCGGTGTGGGCGGCGGCAGTGCTGCTGCTGCTGGATCCCTGGAGCCTGCCGTGGCGTCGGCGTGCGCTCGCGGTGGCCTGCGTATGGGCGGGATTCCTGCTTGTGGCCTCGCCGTGGCTGGCGGCCTCGCGGGTGCAGACGGGGCACTGGCTGGCCTCGCGCAACCTGCAGAACATCGTCGATGAATTCTACGGCGGTGAGCGCGCAGACATGGTGCCGCCGGGCGGCTTCCGCTCGCTGGGGCAGGTGGTGGCGCAGGATCCGGTGTATTTCGTCGTCCACTACCTCGGCAACCTGCCACGGCACCTCGGCCAGGATCTCGACCAGGTCACCGGCCGCACGTTCGGCGCCGTGGCGCTGGCGGCGCTGGCGCTGCTCGCGTGGCGACGTCCTGATCGGCGGCAGGTCGCCGTCCTCCTGCTGGGCGTCGTGATGTTCCTGGCGCTGGGGGCCGTCTTCCACCGGCCGCGGTTCTCGCTGCCGCTGGTGCCGGTGTGGGCCCTGGTGACGGCGCTCGGGATCGAGCGGTTGCCGCGCCTGCGTACGGTGGCGGCGGTCGCTGTCGTCGCGCTGGTGATGGCGCTGCACACGGGGCATATCGCCCGTGCCGTCTCCTTCTACGACCGCCAGCAGCCGCGGCACCTCTCGGCGGCAATCGCTGCGGCGCCGCAGTGGTCCGCCGGGGCCCGGGGGCGCGACGGCCGCCCGGCCGTCCTGATGGCGCGGAAAGCGCACCTGGCCCACTACGCGGGATTGCGCTTCGCGGCGTACCCGGCCATGGCCCGTGACCAGCAGGACCTGGTCGACCGTGCGCGCGCGGGCGGCGCGACCTTCCTGGCGGTGGGCGCCATCGAACGGGAATACCTGCCGGACGCGGCAATGCTCGACCACCTCGACAACCTGTCCGGCGTCAGCGTGGCCTGGCGCGATGCCCAGACGCTCGTCTATCGCGTGGATGCGGCCGCAAGCGGCGGCGATTGA
- a CDS encoding succinate dehydrogenase/fumarate reductase iron-sulfur subunit: protein MTIHLKIWRQARSQAQGRFVDYTVSGIQQEMSFLEMLDILNEDLIRKGEEAIEFDSDCREGICGTCGMVVSGVAHGTHAGTTTCEIRMRHYKDGDTITVEPFRAGPFPVIKDLVVNRESFDRIQRKGGFVSTNVGSAPDGNAVLVPKDAADNAMDAATCIGCGACVAACPNASASLFVSAKISQLAWLPQGDPERGRRALAMIAQMDAEGFGDCSNHGECEAVCPKQISIQNIAKMRREYIKAAWVGADRSRNSGGE, encoded by the coding sequence ATGACAATCCACCTGAAGATCTGGCGCCAGGCCCGCAGCCAGGCCCAGGGCAGGTTCGTCGACTATACAGTGAGCGGCATCCAGCAGGAGATGTCGTTCCTCGAGATGCTCGACATCCTCAACGAGGACCTCATCCGCAAGGGCGAGGAAGCGATCGAGTTCGACAGCGACTGCCGCGAGGGCATCTGCGGCACGTGCGGCATGGTCGTCAGCGGCGTGGCGCACGGCACGCATGCCGGCACGACCACCTGCGAGATCCGGATGCGGCACTACAAGGACGGCGACACCATCACGGTGGAGCCGTTCCGGGCCGGGCCGTTCCCCGTGATCAAGGACCTGGTCGTCAACCGCGAGTCCTTCGACCGCATCCAGCGCAAGGGCGGCTTCGTCTCGACGAACGTCGGCTCGGCCCCGGACGGCAATGCCGTGCTTGTGCCGAAGGACGCGGCCGACAACGCCATGGACGCGGCCACCTGCATCGGCTGCGGCGCCTGCGTGGCGGCGTGCCCGAACGCGTCGGCCTCGCTGTTCGTCAGCGCCAAGATCAGCCAGCTGGCCTGGCTGCCGCAGGGCGATCCCGAGCGCGGCCGTCGCGCACTGGCGATGATCGCGCAGATGGACGCCGAGGGATTCGGCGACTGCTCGAACCACGGCGAATGCGAAGCCGTGTGCCCGAAGCAGATCTCGATCCAGAACATCGCCAAGATGCGCCGCGAGTACATCAAGGCGGCGTGGGTCGGGGCCGACCGCAGTCGCAATTCCGGCGGCGAATAG
- a CDS encoding fumarate reductase/succinate dehydrogenase flavoprotein subunit produces MTTGNRVLDAKIPAGPLADKWDRHEMDNPLVAPGGNRRKLTVIVVGTGLAGGGAAATLGELGYNVLSFCIQDSPRRAHSIAAQGGINAAKNYQNDGDSVHRLFYDTIKGGDYRSREANVYRLAQLSMGIIDQSVAMGVPFAREYGGTLSNRTFGGVQVSRTFYARGQTGQQLLLGVYSALVRQIEAGTVKMFPRHEMLDLVVVDGRARGIIARELTTGELKRFAADAVVLATGGYSPVFYLSTNAVNCNATAIWRAHRRGALFSNPCYTQIHPTAVPQMGDYQSKLTLMSESLRNDGRVWVPKKPGDKRRPDQIPEAERDYYLERRYPAFGNLVPRDIAARAAKVECDQGKSAYFSPQSVYLDFADAIKRLGRNVVGDRYGNLFDMYREIIGDNPYEVPMMIYPAPHYTMGGLWVDYNLQGTIDGLFVAGEANFSDHGANRLGASALMQGLADGYFVVPRVVASYLANAKVSAIKADHDAFKAVEDESRAHLGRLLKIKGKRTVRDIHWELGRTMWDKVGMARSTGGLQEAIKTIGSLRESFWHDLALTGTENDLNKQLEQANRLCDYLELGELMARDALMREESCGGHFRDEHQTPEGEAKRDDVNFAFVSAWEYTGPGKEPVMHKEPLVFENVELKTRSYK; encoded by the coding sequence ATGACGACGGGCAACCGCGTCCTGGACGCCAAGATTCCCGCCGGCCCCCTGGCCGACAAGTGGGATCGCCATGAAATGGACAATCCGCTGGTCGCCCCCGGCGGCAACCGGCGCAAGCTCACGGTCATCGTCGTGGGCACCGGATTGGCCGGCGGCGGCGCCGCCGCGACCCTGGGCGAGCTGGGCTACAACGTCCTCAGTTTCTGCATCCAGGACTCGCCGCGCCGCGCGCACAGCATCGCAGCGCAGGGCGGGATCAACGCCGCGAAGAACTACCAGAACGACGGCGACAGCGTGCATCGCCTGTTCTACGACACGATCAAGGGCGGCGACTACCGCTCGCGGGAAGCCAACGTCTATCGCCTGGCCCAGCTGTCGATGGGCATCATCGACCAGTCGGTGGCGATGGGTGTCCCCTTTGCGCGCGAATACGGTGGCACGCTGTCCAACCGCACCTTCGGCGGCGTGCAGGTCAGCCGCACGTTCTATGCGCGCGGGCAGACGGGCCAGCAGCTGCTGCTGGGCGTCTACAGCGCACTGGTGCGGCAGATCGAGGCCGGCACCGTGAAGATGTTCCCGCGCCACGAGATGCTCGACCTGGTGGTTGTCGACGGGCGGGCCCGCGGCATCATCGCCCGCGAGCTGACCACCGGCGAGCTCAAGCGCTTTGCCGCCGACGCGGTGGTGCTGGCCACCGGCGGCTACAGCCCGGTGTTCTACCTCTCGACCAACGCCGTCAACTGCAACGCGACGGCGATCTGGCGCGCGCACCGGCGCGGGGCGCTGTTCAGCAACCCCTGCTACACGCAGATCCACCCCACGGCCGTGCCGCAGATGGGCGACTACCAGTCCAAGCTCACGCTGATGAGCGAGAGCCTGCGCAACGACGGCCGTGTCTGGGTGCCGAAGAAGCCGGGCGACAAGCGGCGGCCCGACCAGATCCCGGAAGCCGAGCGCGACTACTACCTGGAGCGGCGCTATCCCGCCTTCGGCAACCTGGTGCCGCGCGACATCGCCGCCCGGGCCGCCAAGGTCGAGTGCGACCAGGGCAAGAGCGCGTACTTCTCGCCGCAGTCGGTGTACCTGGACTTTGCCGACGCCATCAAGCGTCTCGGGCGGAACGTCGTGGGCGACCGCTACGGCAACCTGTTCGACATGTACCGCGAGATCATCGGCGACAACCCCTACGAAGTGCCGATGATGATCTACCCGGCTCCGCACTACACCATGGGCGGCCTCTGGGTGGACTACAACCTGCAGGGAACCATCGACGGCCTGTTCGTGGCCGGCGAGGCCAACTTCTCCGACCACGGCGCCAACCGGCTGGGAGCGAGCGCCCTGATGCAGGGCCTGGCCGACGGCTACTTCGTGGTGCCGCGCGTGGTGGCCTCGTACCTGGCGAACGCCAAGGTCTCTGCGATCAAGGCCGACCACGACGCCTTCAAGGCGGTCGAGGACGAATCGCGCGCGCACCTGGGTCGCCTGCTGAAGATCAAGGGCAAGCGCACGGTCCGCGACATCCACTGGGAACTGGGCCGGACGATGTGGGACAAGGTCGGCATGGCGCGCAGCACCGGCGGCCTGCAGGAAGCCATCAAGACGATCGGCAGCCTGCGCGAGTCCTTCTGGCACGACCTGGCGCTGACCGGCACCGAGAACGACCTGAACAAGCAGCTGGAGCAGGCCAATCGCCTGTGCGACTACCTCGAACTGGGTGAGTTGATGGCCCGCGACGCCCTCATGCGCGAGGAATCGTGCGGCGGGCATTTCCGCGACGAACACCAGACTCCCGAGGGCGAAGCCAAGCGCGACGACGTCAACTTCGCGTTCGTCTCGGCCTGGGAGTACACCGGCCCCGGCAAGGAACCGGTCATGCACAAGGAACCGCTGGTGTTCGAGAACGTCGAACTGAAGACCCGCAGCTACAAGTAG
- a CDS encoding succinate dehydrogenase cytochrome b subunit — translation MSSFGSVAWSSVGKKVITGLTGFLLVGFVVVHLLGNLTLFIGPDAFNGYAHFLESAVHGWLIYAFEAGLIVIFAFHIAAAVTVAVADKMAARKQGYKYARNAGGRSRKTLASRSMIVSGAVIAVFVIAHIFMFKFNAGNAFTKNPDGTKNLYTVVVKAFKDPAFTAFTVVAMILLGMHLRHGVWSAFQSLGWTNDRWLPILTRVALVFSIVLAVGFILLPVILFISGDPNAMPGGH, via the coding sequence ATGTCCTCATTCGGATCCGTCGCCTGGTCATCGGTCGGGAAGAAGGTGATCACCGGGCTGACGGGCTTCCTGCTGGTCGGATTCGTCGTCGTCCATCTGCTCGGCAACCTCACCCTGTTCATCGGACCGGACGCTTTCAACGGCTACGCCCACTTCCTGGAAAGCGCCGTGCACGGTTGGCTCATCTACGCCTTCGAGGCCGGGCTGATCGTCATCTTCGCCTTCCACATCGCCGCCGCCGTCACCGTCGCGGTGGCCGACAAGATGGCGGCACGCAAGCAGGGCTACAAGTACGCGCGCAACGCCGGCGGCCGCAGTCGCAAGACGCTGGCCTCGCGCTCGATGATCGTCTCGGGTGCGGTCATCGCCGTCTTCGTGATCGCGCACATCTTCATGTTCAAGTTCAACGCCGGGAACGCCTTCACGAAGAACCCCGACGGCACCAAGAACCTCTACACCGTCGTGGTCAAAGCCTTCAAGGATCCCGCCTTCACGGCCTTCACGGTCGTGGCGATGATCCTGCTCGGGATGCACCTGCGTCACGGTGTCTGGAGCGCCTTCCAGTCGCTCGGCTGGACCAACGACCGCTGGCTGCCGATCCTGACCCGGGTGGCCCTGGTCTTCTCGATCGTGCTGGCGGTGGGCTTCATCCTGCTGCCGGTCATCCTGTTCATCAGCGGCGACCCGAACGCCATGCCGGGAGGTCATTGA